ATCTTTCCGGCTTTGAAGTCTTCCAGTAACTGAGCACGGACGGCCTGACTGCGGCCACTGTGAAACGCTTCGGCTTCAATCCCGCGCTTCTCCAGCTGTGAAGCCAGCTTGGCAGCACCATGTTTCGTCTCAATAAAGATCAATGTCTGATCCCACTGATGTGTTTGAATCAGGTGACTCAAGAGTGCGGATTTCTGATCTTTATCCACGGTGATCAGCCACTGTTCAATACTCGCTTTCGAAGCCTGACTGGCCGTAATCGTGATTTCATGTGGATTTTCTACGGCGGACTTCGCCAGCTCGCGAACTTTTCGCGACAAGGTTGCCGAAAACAGCAGCATCTGAACCTGCTCCGGCAGCCGATCCAGAATTTTATTGATGGCTTCAATGAAGCCCATGTCGAGCATGCGGTCTGCTTCATCCAGAACCACCATGTCGATTTCTTCGAAATACACCGCCCGCTGACCATACATATCGATCAGACGGCCCGGCGTCGCCACCAGCACATCAACACCTTCAATTAAACGTTGCTTTTGTGGCTGTTCATCAACACCGCCATACATCGCCATCGACGTCAGGCCCAGGTGTTTACCATAAGCGCTGACTTTCTCGTCCACCTGCATTGCCAGTTCACGGGTGGGCACCAGAATCAGTGCGCGCACACGCTTCTTACGTTTCGTTTGCCCTTGGCTCAGCTTTTCCAGAATCGGTAAAACAAAGCTGGCGGTTTTGCCCGTACCGGTCTGTGCCGCTGCGATCAGGTTCTGCCCTTGCAGAATGACCGGAATGGCTTTGTTCTGAATTGTGGTTGGTTTGGTATAACCCAACTCAGTAACAGCCTGAACAAGTGCGTTGCTGAGTCCAAGTTTAGCGAATGGCATGAATCGTCTCTGTCTCGTTGATCGCTGGAAGTAGCGGATGATCTGCATGAAGCGCGGGAGTTTAACACGGACTTTTGGTCCAGGTACGAATAATTACAAAAATGTTCCCTTCCGGAACAGGCGGATCCCATTCACTGGAAGGGCGCATTTCACCGGTTACACATCGACGCCCGCTTCATCTTCAGCCACAAACTCGGTTTCTGTCAGCGCATCGCTCAGCCAGGCCTGGATGGCTGGTGATTCAAAGACTTTCTTCATATAACGCTGACTGGCCTCGGAGACCTCAATGCCGTAAGTCATGAACCTGAGAACAACGGGAGCATACATGCAGTCTGCGATACTCCACTTTCCAAACAACCATCCCCCTGATCTTCATATGCTGCCATTTGTTCCCGCCAGATCTGATCAATCCGGACAACATCTTTTTGAGCAGCCTCAGACAATGTCACCCGGCGTTTCGCCCGGCAATTCATGGGCATTTCACTTCGTACAGCCATCAAGCCGGAATGCATTTCACAGCTGATGGCTCGCGCTTTTGCCCGTGCGGCTTGGTTCTGCGGCCATGCCTGATGATCGCAATAGGTTTCGTTGATGTACTCACAAATCGCGAGTGAATCCCACACGGTGACATCGCCGTCTATCAGGACAGGCACTTTTGCCGTCGGCGCATGCAACGCGAGGGTTGCGTAAAATTGGTCTGTGAAAAGTTTGAGTTTGATTTCTTCGAAAGAGATGTCGTTTTGTGCCAGCATCAGCCAGCCGCGCAGTGACCAGCTCGAGTAATTTTTATTTCCGATGATGAGTTGCATCTGTTTTCCTTCTCTGATGTCGGTGATCCTGCCGTCAATCTACGCCCGCACTGAGCCGATGACTATCGCATTCTATGAATTGCAGTTATCAGAAAATCGAATGGGTTATCAATCCGAATTGTCTTCCCTGAAATCCTAGTCCAGCCAGCGATGGTTACAGCCAGATCGGAGATAAAAGACACAATGAGAATGAGATTTGAGCAGCATTTTTAAAAATCACAGCCCATTCCGTCTGAATGACAGCTTCATTCGACAGATCGACAGGTAAATTAGCATTCCATTCAATAAGTTGACGCGGTAAAATCGGCGAAAATCATCCCGTTGCATATTCATCACGGCATTCGATCCCATGACCTCAAGAAAATATGTCAAAGCAGCTTATCTCCCGCTGGAAAGTCATCATCAGGCGTTTCATCCGCCTGTACTCACACTCAGTGAGACGTTGAAAAAGTCGGTGGATTATGAGTGCAACATTTTGATCTATTGCACACCGGAGGAACTCAATTCGCTGCAAACCGGCGCATGGACACTCAAACATACTTTGGCTGAATCCGCCGTGATGAACTGGCACAAAACTCAGCACAGAAAAGGTCACACGATTCTGACGGCACGCTGCACAGAAAAAGAAGCGAAAAACCTGCTCCATGAATGCTTTCAGCAGGCCGGATCGGCATCCAGCTTTCACATCGAGCCCAGAGCAAAAGGGATGAGTTATCTCAATGCAGAGTTTATTCCGGCGAAACTGGCGGTGCAGTTCGGGCAACGGCTTGGCTGGCCAACAACAGGTTTTTACTACTACTTTGTCGAGCACAAACTGTATCAGGAGTGTCAGCTCACCGGCGATGACCGCTGGAGTTTTTATTTCACCCGCTCTGATGCAACCACACTCACCGATCAACTGATCTCAGCGCGCCATTTCTCCAATCTGCTCTTACCCTACCGGATTGAAGGGCAGCACGTCGGAGGCCAGTACGTGCTGTACCGGAAAGAAAAGCTGACCCAGAAAGAATTTTCACAGATATCAGAACCATGGCTCAAGCGCCATGCAACTGCGATTGATCTGAACAGCGTGATGAACAGCCGAATTCAGACACGGGCGATCCGTCTAAGCCGGAGCCATATCGGGATGACTCAAAAACCACCCGCTTCTTATCGCGTTCAGATGAATCCACAGACCCGGCAACGGGAAAGCTGGCCTGAAATTGCAGAAAAGCACGGCCTCTCTGCCAAGCAATTACTCGCCTTAAATCCGGATTACAACGACAACCCGCTCCGGTTACAGATCGGTGACACCTTGCTGGTGTCTTCCTGGGAACATCAGACGCAGCCACAAAAAGCAGACCTGCCCGCCCCCGTCACGCATTTCGAACCGGGAAAAGCCTATCCCTTCGGCGATGTCTGGGGCACTTATCGGCAGCGTTTTATCATGCCCTGGCTTCTGCATATTCAGGAAAGCAGCAGGATTCTCTCCAATACACCAATCATCAACGCGATTCAGGTGCAGCACCCCGAGCCGACGTAGGATGAATTCACCCACAGCCGCTTCTTTGCTGAGGACTCGTTTCACTAAATAGAGCTGATTTTTTCGCTCTGCGAGAGTCACAAAAACGCCTGTACCTTGTTTCCCTAGAACCGTGTCGGCTTCCCGATCACCCAGACGCTCACGCGTGTCAGCTAAAGGAGGTCTGAAGTTCGTTGAAGTTGGATCTTGATTCGATTAAATCCACCTAATTTCAGCAATGCGTGGACAGAATAGAGAAAAATTGATAGGTCTCAGATATTTATGAGACCTTTTTCATTAGGTACTTTGTTTGGTCGCCGTTTGTCAGTATGTTAATGATTTCAAAATGGGGTAAGTTTTGGGATATAAGTTAGTAAAATTAGACGATCTTTGTGTGGAGGATGTGCGATTTATTGTCTCTCCAAGCAGCGCAAGTTACCTTATCGAATACGAAGAGTATATGCAGGGGGCAACTGGCTACAATGCACGCACTAAACGTGATATTGCTGACTTGCGTAGTGAAATAGAAGACTGTCAAATTGTCCTGTTGAATGATTCAGCAAACACTGCAAGTAGCACACTTCCGAGACGTTTACAGCAAGTTGTCGATCAGTTAATCGCTAGTGGAAAAAAAAGACACTACGTTAAAGCGGCTTATACACCGATAGATCCGGTGACATACTTATACGAGACAGTGGGTGATAGCTTACCCAACAGATCAAATAATGAACCAAATAATTACGTTGGAAACACCGCCAGGGCGAGAGCACGTATGCTCAGTTTTTATCCAAACCTTGGATTCCCGCCAATATTACTTGCTCCAAATAGGCTATATTCATGGCAGCTATTTTTTGCTTGCGCCTGATACTCGCCTTTTTGCTTGTTTCTAATCGAAGCATGTTAAGCGCCATGTGACGCACACCAGCCAGGAGTTCGGCGGCATTGCCACGATAGATTTGGCAAGCATCTTCCTTCATCGTGACATCAAGCACCCAGTGCAACCGATTTTCGATTTCCCAGTGACCTCGGACTGCATCGGCAAAACCTTCGGGGGTGAGCACCGCAGAGCTAATGTAGTAGCGGTACTCCAGCGATTCTTTCCCTGCTGAGTCAATACGATAGCCAATAGCAACACCGACGCTTTGAAGCCCTTTCCAATCAGGGAAATCTGTCTTCAACTCCTGCGCTGGCATGACGTGGTATTCGCGCGCTTCAATACGCCCATGTCCGCGCTCGATGTCACACGCTGGGCTTTTTTCGAGCAATGGCGCCAACGCTTTTTGTACTGCTTTAGCCAGGCTTTTTTGGTTGCCTTTGACTGCTAATAGGTAATCGCCACCTTGCTCAACTATCTGCTTGGCGATATCGGTTTGACAGCCCATCGCATCGATAGAGACAAGACAACCTTTGATATCTAACAGCTTGAGCAGCTCAGGGATGGCGGTGATTTCATTGGACTTATCTTGGGTTTTAACTTGTCCCATGACAACGCCGTTGGCTGTCGCAAAAGCACTGACCATGTGGAGCGTTGATTGCCGATCTTCTCGGTTATAGGAGCTGCGTAACACCTTGCCGTCAATAGCAATAAGCTCGCCATTCGAATGGACGTTGGCTGCCTGCATCCATTTTAAAAAGCAGTCTTGAAACTGGTCAGGCTCAATGGAAGAAACAACCCTGGCAATCGTGTCATGGACAGGGATGCCCTGGCGAAAAAGTCCTTTGTCCTGTAGCCAATTGAGGTGAGCTTCGCCAAAGTCTTCGATATCTTCCCAGCCCTCCATACCAGCAATGGTGGCGCATACGGTCAGAAACAAAATGTCGAACAGTGGGTACGATATTTTTGCTGACTGCCGTGGGTCTTGAATCACTGAAAAGAATTGAGAAAAAGCATCGATATGCATCAGGAACTCCCGTAAAAAGGGGAGTATATGATCACAGCCAGCCTTGATCGTCAAACTGATCTATTTTGTTCAAAAAACGTTCGCGATCTTGCCCTGGAAACACCGCTCCTCAAAAAGAAAAAAACACTAATAAGGAGAAGAAAGAAATCCCTATTATCAATATGGAAGGTGACCGGGTACAGAACATTCTAAAAGATGAACCTGCACTTTTTGAAATAGAAGATAACCCTAATGTTGATGGTTCTGAGCCACTTCTTGAAATAGGACTGTTCAATCCAATAGGATCAGGTGAAATTTATGAAAAAATAGCCCTAAAATACGGGCTTGACCCCGGCTGGTTAAAAGCTATCGCTTACATGGAAAACACGCACGGTTATTATGATGCCATGCCCGGAATTAACCTTGTCAATGACTCTTATCGTCCTATGAATGTTCAATATAAAACATGGAAAGGTATTGCAGATGAACTAGGATTTTCTGAGTGGCAGGTACAGTATCGCGTTGAGTGCAACGTAGAAGTAGGTGCTGTGATACTTAGCCGGATCAAAGCACGTGTCGTTAATCCTACACTCGAAAAAGTGGCAAGCATTTATGTATTCACAGGAGCTGAACTGACACGTGATTATGGGGCACGTGTACAGAAAATCTATGAGGAAAGGTTGTGGGAAAAATAACGGTTTACTTTATTAGTTGTGTTTTCACTTGCTTACTTTTCATCACATTGGCCTTGTCTTCTGACTTAGGTGATTACTGTGTAATGCAAACAGATTACGGCTGTGACGCATGGGACGTCAAGGGTCTTTTTGTACTCGGCTTCATCAGTGCTTTATACGGTTTCCCTGTTGGATATATTGCTATCTGCATAGGGAAGATGTCACAACGTATATTTAAACGATTAAAAAGCACTAAACCTTAATGTGAAGAATGTGTAAATAGGACGCGCATTAAGGCGGTAGGTGAAAGCTTTAAGTATAACTATAAGTCTTCACCTTCAGCCTTGTCCTTAGTTGTGTTGATAATGATGGGGTCACTCAGTACCCCATCCATCATAAATGGATGAAATGGAGGACATTCAGGTTACTTCACTCTACAAAACCATGGTGATTGCAGGGGTGGTGATTGCTTGTGCCCTGATGCTGATTGGATTATGGAACGCAGATACGCTGGCTATGAACGAGAAAGGCTTTTTCACCATGTCTTTTGTACTGGGCTTATTTGCAGCCGTTGTGACTCAGAAAAATGTACGCGACCTCGCCTGTTTCGACCAGACAACGACCCATCCGGCCACGGAAACCGCTCGCCGCGCAACCGAAAACAAAGACACTGAAACCCTTTAAGGCGACAGGCACAAGACCGAGACAGTCTGTCTTGTGCTTTCATGGCTTCAAAAATCCATTTCATTCGGTATGCTGACAAAAAAGAATGGAGTGTGTACATGGATATTGATGCGCTGCGCAGTTTTCTCGCCTTTGTCGAAACGGGCAGTTTTACCCGGGCTGCCAAACAAACATTCAGAACGCAATCTGCGATCAGCATGCAAATGAAGAAACTGGAACAGGAATTAGATCAGACGCTGTTTCTGCGCGAAGGTCGTCAATTGGTGCTGACCCATGACGGACAAACCCTCGCGAGTTATGCACGCCGATTGGTCAGTTTGCATGATGAAGCGGTCTCCAGCCTTCGTTCCCAAACAAACAGACAGCCCTTATTATTGGGCTGCCCTGACGATTACGCAGAAACACTGCTGCCGCATTTAATCACGCTGCTCCGTCAGCAACTGGGACCCATTCAGATTCAGGTGACATGCGCTGCCAGTGTCCGGCTGCGGCAATTGATGGACAAGGGTGACATTCACGCAGCCATGCTGACCCGGCATCCCGGCTCTGATGAAGGCCATTTTCTCATGCACGATCAGGGGATCTGGTACACATCGCCGGATTTCGACCTGCTAGCCCGGCGCCCGTTACCTGTCGCCCTGTTTCAGACCGATTGTAAATTTCATGCAGCAGCGCTGGATGGATTAACGAAAGAGGAAATCAGTTTCGAAATGGTGACCTGCAGCAGCAGTGCAACAGCACAACGCGGCGTCGTTCGGGCCGGATTAGCCATCGGTGCGATGGCGCGCAGCAGTCTGTCGCCCGATTTAGTCGAATTAACCGATGCCTGGCTGCCGCCGTTACCCAATGTTGAAATTGCGCTGGTCCTGTCACCGAATGCCCATTCGCTGCTGACCTCACAGGACGTCCGGCAGATCTGTCAGTCTTTCGAATCTGAAATCACCCAATCCACGCGTCGCCAAAGGCCGCCCTTGCACTTCATGAAAACTGCAATCAAATGTGAATAGCCCTCGCCACTGCGCGACTTTTATGGCATTGTGCGGGCCGTGACCCACAGAATTACAAGAAACAAAGATGAAAGAAATCAATCAAAAATTGATGGCCATTCTCAGCAAGTTCACGGCTTATCTGTCTATGCTGATGCTGGTGATTGGCGGTGGGCTGGCACTCTACGCCATGATTTACGGGCCTTAACTGACCCGTAATCCAATCCGTTGCTTGTCATC
The Photobacterium sp. GJ3 DNA segment above includes these coding regions:
- a CDS encoding DEAD/DEAH box helicase, giving the protein MPFAKLGLSNALVQAVTELGYTKPTTIQNKAIPVILQGQNLIAAAQTGTGKTASFVLPILEKLSQGQTKRKKRVRALILVPTRELAMQVDEKVSAYGKHLGLTSMAMYGGVDEQPQKQRLIEGVDVLVATPGRLIDMYGQRAVYFEEIDMVVLDEADRMLDMGFIEAINKILDRLPEQVQMLLFSATLSRKVRELAKSAVENPHEITITASQASKASIEQWLITVDKDQKSALLSHLIQTHQWDQTLIFIETKHGAAKLASQLEKRGIEAEAFHSGRSQAVRAQLLEDFKAGKIKYLIATGVGARGIDIEELPRVVNYDLPFPADEYVHRIGRTGRADATGEAISFVSKDNFKNLCMIESRLGHLIERREVEGFAPKKPVPVSILNYVPKNKRPKKD
- a CDS encoding LysM peptidoglycan-binding domain-containing protein, whose protein sequence is MTSRKYVKAAYLPLESHHQAFHPPVLTLSETLKKSVDYECNILIYCTPEELNSLQTGAWTLKHTLAESAVMNWHKTQHRKGHTILTARCTEKEAKNLLHECFQQAGSASSFHIEPRAKGMSYLNAEFIPAKLAVQFGQRLGWPTTGFYYYFVEHKLYQECQLTGDDRWSFYFTRSDATTLTDQLISARHFSNLLLPYRIEGQHVGGQYVLYRKEKLTQKEFSQISEPWLKRHATAIDLNSVMNSRIQTRAIRLSRSHIGMTQKPPASYRVQMNPQTRQRESWPEIAEKHGLSAKQLLALNPDYNDNPLRLQIGDTLLVSSWEHQTQPQKADLPAPVTHFEPGKAYPFGDVWGTYRQRFIMPWLLHIQESSRILSNTPIINAIQVQHPEPT
- a CDS encoding ISAs1 family transposase, with amino-acid sequence MHIDAFSQFFSVIQDPRQSAKISYPLFDILFLTVCATIAGMEGWEDIEDFGEAHLNWLQDKGLFRQGIPVHDTIARVVSSIEPDQFQDCFLKWMQAANVHSNGELIAIDGKVLRSSYNREDRQSTLHMVSAFATANGVVMGQVKTQDKSNEITAIPELLKLLDIKGCLVSIDAMGCQTDIAKQIVEQGGDYLLAVKGNQKSLAKAVQKALAPLLEKSPACDIERGHGRIEAREYHVMPAQELKTDFPDWKGLQSVGVAIGYRIDSAGKESLEYRYYISSAVLTPEGFADAVRGHWEIENRLHWVLDVTMKEDACQIYRGNAAELLAGVRHMALNMLRLETSKKASIRRKQKIAAMNIAYLEQVILAGIQGLDKN
- a CDS encoding YiaA/YiaB family inner membrane protein produces the protein MDEMEDIQVTSLYKTMVIAGVVIACALMLIGLWNADTLAMNEKGFFTMSFVLGLFAAVVTQKNVRDLACFDQTTTHPATETARRATENKDTETL
- a CDS encoding LysR family transcriptional regulator is translated as MDIDALRSFLAFVETGSFTRAAKQTFRTQSAISMQMKKLEQELDQTLFLREGRQLVLTHDGQTLASYARRLVSLHDEAVSSLRSQTNRQPLLLGCPDDYAETLLPHLITLLRQQLGPIQIQVTCAASVRLRQLMDKGDIHAAMLTRHPGSDEGHFLMHDQGIWYTSPDFDLLARRPLPVALFQTDCKFHAAALDGLTKEEISFEMVTCSSSATAQRGVVRAGLAIGAMARSSLSPDLVELTDAWLPPLPNVEIALVLSPNAHSLLTSQDVRQICQSFESEITQSTRRQRPPLHFMKTAIKCE
- a CDS encoding 3-ketoacyl-ACP reductase gives rise to the protein MKEINQKLMAILSKFTAYLSMLMLVIGGGLALYAMIYGP